In Boudabousia tangfeifanii, the DNA window GGTAAAAAACGGTTTCCATCCTGATGCCGTCTTGGCCTCCTTGTATAAGCACACTCCGCTAGAAGACTCCTTTTCGATTAATGCGGTCGCGCTGGTCGGCGGTCAGCCGCAAACCCTCGGCTTAAAGCGAATGCTGGAGGTCTACTTAGAGCACCGACTTTCAGTCGTTTTGCGACGCACTCAATTCCGCTTGCAAAAACGTCAGGATCGTTTGCACCTAGTCGAAGGCCTGCTAATCGCGGTGCTGGATATCGATGACGTCATTGCCATTATCCGTTCCTCCGATGACGTGGCCACCGCTAAGGCTCGCTTAATGACAGCCTTTGAGCTGAGCGAGGTTCAGGCTGAACATATTTTGTCTCTCCAGCTTCGTCGTTTAACTAAGTTGGCAAAACTTGAGCTGGAAACAGAGCGAGATGACTTGCTGGCTGAAATTGCCCAATTGCAAGAACTGGCTGATTCCGAGCCAAAGCGTCGCGCTCAAGTTGGCATCGAACTACGTGCAGTGGCGAAACGCTTGGCCACTCCACGTCGCACTGTTTTGGTTGCTGACGCCGCGACGGTTAAGGCTGGTGACGTACCGCTGGAAGTCCCTGACGAGCCTTGCCAACTGGTTTTGACGCCGCAAGGAACTATTGCCCGCTTTGCTGGTGAAGAAGAATTACCTACCGAGGGTGATCGTTTGACCGCAGATGCCCGTCGTTCGACTTTGCTCACTTCAAATCGCGCTACAGTTGGGGTGCTTTGTGAAGACGGGATGGTTCATAAGCTTGATGTCCTCACTGTGCCTACCTTGCCCAGAGCTACCGGGGCACCTTCTTTTGCTGGTGGTACGGATGTTAATCTTTTGGTCCCACAGATTAGTGCCAAGCCGCTCTGCCTCTTGGATCTAGATCCCGAGGCGCCCCCATTCGCCCTCGGCACCAAGCAAGGTGTAGTTAAACGGGTTCGTAGTGAACACCCGATTTCTAAGGATGACTGGGAGGCAATTTCCCTCAACCCTGGTGACCAAGTGATTGGAGCGGCACCGTGTCCAGATGAGAGCGAATTAGTCTTCGTTACCAAACTGGCACAATTACTGCATTTCCCAGCGTCAGCGGTGCGTCCACAAGGTTTGAATGCGGGCGGTATGGGTGGTATCGCCTTGAAATCGGGCGATGAAGTCCTCGCTTTTAGCGTTATCTCCGACCAAGAGGACGCTTACGCCATGACCATGGTGGCAGACGAGGGCGGTCTCTTTGGTGAGCCGATTGCTGCCGTTAAATGGACGCCCTTGTCGGTCTTCCCAGCAAAGGGACGCAATACTATGGGAGTAAGAGCCATGCGCTTCCTCAGTGGGCAGAGCGAGCTTAGCCGTGCTTGGGTAACTAATGCCCAGCCACGTCCACTAGATGCACAAGGCGCACCAGTAGCGCTCCCACCAATGAATGAAAAGCGTGACGGTTCGGGCACCGCAGTTAGTTCTTGGGTGGAATTTGTCAACTAGCTGCTTTGCGATGGGAAGCTTGTCTTCCTCTCATTGGTAGTGCCGCCCTATCATCGAGGTCCGGTGTACTTAGTCCAGTGCTAGTTCAAGTCACAGCGAGCTACTGGAAGCAGGAGATTTCCACGGTTATTAGCTCTGCTTATTTGAACGTCGCCATATTCCCTCTATGAGGGGTAGACCGTTAGACTTCGAGAGTATATTTTCGTTCTTGTGAAACTTCTTCGAATCCTAAGGAGCCAAAGAGCCTAGTGGCAGCAGCTTCGTGATGGGAAGAGACCCCAGTTGCGACCTTTGCCAACCCTGCCTCGGCACAAGCGTGCATGACGGCAACTACTAGTTCTCGACCCACGTTTTCATCTCGCCATTGGGGGCCAACTTCTAGTAGGTCAATATATCCTTCTTGCCATCCTAGGATTTCCCAGTCCTCTTTGTACTTGGCAGTCATGATAAAGCCGGCGACTTCTGCCCGGTCGGTACTCCGATCTAAGGCTACAAAAGAAAGGGAAGGATCAAAGTTGTTTCGGTTCGACATCCACTGGCTGAGGCTACGACCTTGAGAGTGAACAGTTTCGGGCGCAAACTCTAAAGCCGCTAGACGCACTAGGTTTTCCCAATTGGCATTCCAAGGTTCGATTTGAATCAGTGGACCTGCCACGCCGACTGGCGGAATCGGATCCAGTTCGGCTCGCATTTCATGAAATGATGAGGTCCATTCATAGTTGCGATGCTGTAGTGCCGCTAAATAAATATCTAAATCATGATATTGCGCAGAACAGACGATACTGTAGCCAGTGGTAACCCCAACGGTGGACGCTAACTGAGCAGCAGCTTGTTCCTGCCAGTTAAGCATATTCTCAATCAGTTCCGAAGTTCTAAAATCTGGGTGGGTTCCACTGTTACAAGGAACCTGCATGTTGGCAGCCAGTTTTAACCTGGCGTGCAGAAATGCCCGTGGGTGGCCGGCCCGATCTACCCCGATAATCCCAAGCCATTTGGAGGTTTGGGTAAATAGCTGATGTACTTCATCAAACGTTGTCCGGAAGAACGGTTGCGAGAGCTCTTCGATTTCATTGAATACTTGGTGCACTAGTCTGGCATCGGATTCGGCCATCCATCGCCATTTAATTTGTTCAGTATCTGGCGGTAGCGTCAGTGCTTTTCTTGGCGGGTTCATCTACAACTCCACCGTATAGTAGGTGAAATTTTTTAATGGTTCGAACCCAATTTGAGTATAAATTTGGCCGGCTCCGGATGGGTTGTCGACGTCAACATCTAAACCAAAACGTTGCATTCCGTCTGCTCGCGCGGTTTCTACCGCATATGAGAGCATCGCCCTAGCCAATCCTTTACCACGGTGTTTACGGCTGACCCCGACAAGTTCGGCGTACAGTTCCTTGATACCAGTTAGCATCCAACGGGTAACTGGACGAGCCACGACAGCATATCCGGCGATTTCCCCGGTAGCTTTTTCTCTAACGATGGTGGACCAGCGCAAATCAAGGCTGGCCATGGCACTTTCCCACCAGTCATTAAAATCGCGTTGGTCGCCCCAGTGGTCATTGAAAGTTTCTAAATGAAGTTGTCGTACTTTTTCGCGCTCATCGCCTACTGGGAAGGAGGCAAATTCATAGTCGGGTGAGAGTTGATAGGTGACAATCGGGCGCGCTAAATCAGCGTACATAACATCGAATGTGCGCTCAGGGGTGTAACCGGCAGCGACGAAAAGACTCCTAGCTGAGTCGTTGTTTCCCTGCACGATTGCTGAGATTTCAACTCCAATAGTTGATTGGTCTCCGTAGGTTTCATGAATAATTTTTCGGGCCGTATGATCTTGCCAGACGAGGACGACTCGTCCTATTCCTCTCCCCCGCCAAGTCGGGGCGATGGAAGCTTCGAGCGTAGCATGTACCGATTTCGTAGCGTCAGTAGGAACTCGAACTGCAGCTAGCGCCTGAGGTTTACGATGGTGATCAAATCCGACAATCGCCTTGATTACTGTCTGGCCACGACCGCCCTCGATCATATCTGCCAACTCGGCATCCGAAGTGGAGGCGATTGCTCCGTCATATCGCTGACAATCACGCACAAG includes these proteins:
- a CDS encoding GNAT family N-acetyltransferase is translated as MNPPRKALTLPPDTEQIKWRWMAESDARLVHQVFNEIEELSQPFFRTTFDEVHQLFTQTSKWLGIIGVDRAGHPRAFLHARLKLAANMQVPCNSGTHPDFRTSELIENMLNWQEQAAAQLASTVGVTTGYSIVCSAQYHDLDIYLAALQHRNYEWTSSFHEMRAELDPIPPVGVAGPLIQIEPWNANWENLVRLAALEFAPETVHSQGRSLSQWMSNRNNFDPSLSFVALDRSTDRAEVAGFIMTAKYKEDWEILGWQEGYIDLLEVGPQWRDENVGRELVVAVMHACAEAGLAKVATGVSSHHEAAATRLFGSLGFEEVSQERKYTLEV
- a CDS encoding GNAT family N-acetyltransferase, with amino-acid sequence MPTLAERLTYPDEIALPPAHLGLKWEPLQAAHAPEVAELVRDCQRYDGAIASTSDAELADMIEGGRGQTVIKAIVGFDHHRKPQALAAVRVPTDATKSVHATLEASIAPTWRGRGIGRVVLVWQDHTARKIIHETYGDQSTIGVEISAIVQGNNDSARSLFVAAGYTPERTFDVMYADLARPIVTYQLSPDYEFASFPVGDEREKVRQLHLETFNDHWGDQRDFNDWWESAMASLDLRWSTIVREKATGEIAGYAVVARPVTRWMLTGIKELYAELVGVSRKHRGKGLARAMLSYAVETARADGMQRFGLDVDVDNPSGAGQIYTQIGFEPLKNFTYYTVEL
- a CDS encoding DNA gyrase/topoisomerase IV subunit A; translated protein: MAKSTSKVESKVVDTDVSTEMEKSFLEYAYSVIYARALPDARDGMKPVQRRIVYQMSQMGLRPDKGHVKSQRVVGDVMGKLHPHGDAAIYDALVRLAQDFSMRVPLVDGHGNFGSLDDGPAAPRYTEARMAQPALDLVADLDEDVVDFVPNYDNQFMQPEVLPAAFPNLLVNGASGIAVGMATNIPPHNLGEVCAGACHLLENPKATTEELMRFIPGPDLPGGGQIVGLDGVKEAYESGRGAFKTRAKATIERVSPRKMGIIVTELPYMVGPERVIEKIKDMVNSGKVKGISAVTNLTDRHHGLRLVIEVKNGFHPDAVLASLYKHTPLEDSFSINAVALVGGQPQTLGLKRMLEVYLEHRLSVVLRRTQFRLQKRQDRLHLVEGLLIAVLDIDDVIAIIRSSDDVATAKARLMTAFELSEVQAEHILSLQLRRLTKLAKLELETERDDLLAEIAQLQELADSEPKRRAQVGIELRAVAKRLATPRRTVLVADAATVKAGDVPLEVPDEPCQLVLTPQGTIARFAGEEELPTEGDRLTADARRSTLLTSNRATVGVLCEDGMVHKLDVLTVPTLPRATGAPSFAGGTDVNLLVPQISAKPLCLLDLDPEAPPFALGTKQGVVKRVRSEHPISKDDWEAISLNPGDQVIGAAPCPDESELVFVTKLAQLLHFPASAVRPQGLNAGGMGGIALKSGDEVLAFSVISDQEDAYAMTMVADEGGLFGEPIAAVKWTPLSVFPAKGRNTMGVRAMRFLSGQSELSRAWVTNAQPRPLDAQGAPVALPPMNEKRDGSGTAVSSWVEFVN